In the genome of Oncorhynchus masou masou isolate Uvic2021 chromosome 26, UVic_Omas_1.1, whole genome shotgun sequence, one region contains:
- the LOC135514822 gene encoding solute carrier organic anion transporter family member 1C1-like isoform X1: MPRNSIRVTLPKENVSHLCRMEPAAKERGTTENGGSSSTRAQRSSCTSLKMFLVALSFAYFAKALSGSYMKSTITQLERRFDIPSYLTGVIDGSFEIGNLLVIAFVSYFGAKLHRPKIIAMGCVLMAMGTFIIALPHFLIGRYKFETSIRSSVNSTNNLSPCPARLLSPAALASGDPLSKTPSTGTVGCEGESNLSMWIYVFLGNVLRGIGETPVQPLGISYIDDFAREENAAFYIGCVQTIAVIGPVFGYLLGSLCAKIYVDIGFVNMESITISPGDARWVGAWWLGYLVAGVITLLSAIPFWFLPRSLPIPSDRGPAQYTPEQTSFIKDSPLLEHKYQADEPASFLEMAKDFIPTLKTLLWNPVYFIYLCVTIIQLNSLIGMVTYKPKYIEQHYGQSASKANFLMGTINIPAVALGIFTGGLLMKRLKLSIMGAAKFAFGTSLIGYFLSLFFFVMSCENAKVAGITLPYNRVVGVSYEERSVFSACNSDCVCSDRDWDPVCGENGITYVSPCLAGCQTSTGSGKNTVFSNCSCAVAAGLSSGNLTASVGHCPHRDDCDRVFPYFLALSVITSFIISLGGTPGYMVLIRCIKPQLKSLALGFHTLSTRTLAGIPAPIYFGAIIDTTCLKWGQKRCGGRGACRIYNTTAYRIAYLGLTMGLRTVSFLLCILGFVLLKRHLRREERSAHQVANRGAELEVLRKEEVLASNSDQSLRTSTTDYNNTERETRL, translated from the exons ATGTTCCTTGTGGCTCTGTCGTTTGCATACTTTGCCAAGGCCTTGTCTGGCAGCTACATGAAGAGCACAATAACCCAGCTGGAGAGGCGCTTTGACATCCCCAGTTACCTAACAGGCGTCATCGACGGGAGCTTTGAGATAG GTAATCTGTTGGTGATAGCATTCGTGAGTTACTTTGGTGCAAAGCTGCATCGGCCCAAGATCATAGCCATGGGCTGTGTACTGATGGCCATGGGAACATTCATCATCGCTCTGCCACACTTCCTCATCGGACG CTATAAGTTCGAAACATCAATCCGATCGTCAGTGAATTCAACCAATAACCTCTCTCCATGTCCAGCACGTCTGTTGTCACCCGCCGCGCTAGCTTCGGGTGACCCGCTTTCTAAGACACCAAGCACAGGGACAG TAGGTTGTGAAGGAGAGTCCAACCTCTCTATGTGGATCTATGTGTTCCTGGGGAATGTCTTACGAGGGATCGGGGAGACGCCAGTGCAGCCCCTTGGGATCTCGTATATAGATGATTTCGCCAGGGAGGAAAATGCTGCATTTTACATTG GCTGCGTTCAGACCATAGCTGtcattggtcctgtgtttggctATTTACTGGGATCCCTATGTGCCAAAATATATGTGGACATTGGATTTGTCAACATGG AGAGTATCACCATAAGCCCTGGTGATGCTCGCTGGGTGGGGGCCTGGTGGTTAGGTTACCTTGTAGCTGGGGTGATCACCCTGCTTTCAGCCATCCCCTTCTGGTTCCTGCCCCGTTCCCTGCCCATCCCGTCAGACCGAGGCCCAGCCCAGTACACCCCGGAGCAGACTAGCTTCATCAAAGACTCCCCTCTCCTGGAGCATAAGTACCAAGCCGACGAGCCAGCCAGCTTTCTGGAGATGGCCAAAG ATTTCATCCCAACGTTGAAAACCCTCCTGTGGAACCCAGTGTACTTCATATACCTGTGTGTAACCATCATTCAGCTGAACTCTCTCATTGGCATGGTAACCTACAAGCCCAAGTACATAGAGCAGCATTACGGACAGTCCGCATCAAAAGCAAATTTCCTGATGG gtACAATCAACATCCCTGCCGTGGCGTTGGGAATTTTCACTGGCGGCCTGCTCATGAAGAGGCTGAAGCTGAGCATCATGGGAGCGGCCAAGTTTGCGTTCGGCACCTCTCTGATAGGCTACTTCCTATCCCTCTTCTTCTTCGTCATGAGCTGCGAGAACGCCAAAGTGGCTGGGATCACGCTTCCCTACAACCG gGTGGTTGGTGTATCGTATGAGGAGCGCTCAGTATTCTCAGCCTGTaactcagactgtgtgtgttcagacagagACTGGGACCCTGTCTGTGGAGAGAACGGCATCACGTACGTCTctccctgcctggctggctgccagACCTCCACAGGATCAGGGAAGAACACG GTGTTCTCTAACTGTAGCTGTGCGGTGGCAGCAGGGCTGAGCAGTGGTAACCTGACAGCCAGTGTAGGCCACTGTCCTCACAGAGACGATTGTGACCGTGTCTTCCCTTACTTCCTGGCTCTCTCTGTCATCACTTCCTTTATCATCTCCCTGGGTGGCACGCCAGGTTACATGGTCCTCAtcag GTGTATCAAGCCTCAACTGAAGTCCTTGGCTCTGGGGTTCCATACTCTGTCCACACGTACACTTG CGGGCATCCCAGCGCCCATCTACTTTGGGGCGATCATCGACACCACGTGTCTGAAGTGGGGCCAGAAGAGATGCGGAGGGAGAGGAGCCTGTCGGATATACAACACTACAGCATACAG gataGCTTACCTGGGTCTAACTATGGGCCTGAGGACGGTTTCCTTCCTGCTGTGTATACTGGGATTCGTGCTGCTCAAGCGACACCTGCGGAGAGAGGAACGCAGTGCCCACCAAGTGGCCAACAGAGGAGCAGAACTGGAGGTACTCAGGAAAGAGGAAGTCCTAGCCTCCAACTCGGACCAATCGCTACGGACTTCCACAACAgactacaacaacacagagagagagacacggctGTGA
- the LOC135514822 gene encoding solute carrier organic anion transporter family member 1C1-like isoform X2, protein MPRNSIRVTLPKENVSHLCRMEPAAKERGTTENGGSSSTRAQRSSCTSLKMFLVALSFAYFAKALSGSYMKSTITQLERRFDIPSYLTGVIDGSFEIGNLLVIAFVSYFGAKLHRPKIIAMGCVLMAMGTFIIALPHFLIGRYKFETSIRSSVNSTNNLSPCPARLLSPAALASGDPLSKTPSTGTGCEGESNLSMWIYVFLGNVLRGIGETPVQPLGISYIDDFAREENAAFYIGCVQTIAVIGPVFGYLLGSLCAKIYVDIGFVNMESITISPGDARWVGAWWLGYLVAGVITLLSAIPFWFLPRSLPIPSDRGPAQYTPEQTSFIKDSPLLEHKYQADEPASFLEMAKDFIPTLKTLLWNPVYFIYLCVTIIQLNSLIGMVTYKPKYIEQHYGQSASKANFLMGTINIPAVALGIFTGGLLMKRLKLSIMGAAKFAFGTSLIGYFLSLFFFVMSCENAKVAGITLPYNRVVGVSYEERSVFSACNSDCVCSDRDWDPVCGENGITYVSPCLAGCQTSTGSGKNTVFSNCSCAVAAGLSSGNLTASVGHCPHRDDCDRVFPYFLALSVITSFIISLGGTPGYMVLIRCIKPQLKSLALGFHTLSTRTLAGIPAPIYFGAIIDTTCLKWGQKRCGGRGACRIYNTTAYRIAYLGLTMGLRTVSFLLCILGFVLLKRHLRREERSAHQVANRGAELEVLRKEEVLASNSDQSLRTSTTDYNNTERETRL, encoded by the exons ATGTTCCTTGTGGCTCTGTCGTTTGCATACTTTGCCAAGGCCTTGTCTGGCAGCTACATGAAGAGCACAATAACCCAGCTGGAGAGGCGCTTTGACATCCCCAGTTACCTAACAGGCGTCATCGACGGGAGCTTTGAGATAG GTAATCTGTTGGTGATAGCATTCGTGAGTTACTTTGGTGCAAAGCTGCATCGGCCCAAGATCATAGCCATGGGCTGTGTACTGATGGCCATGGGAACATTCATCATCGCTCTGCCACACTTCCTCATCGGACG CTATAAGTTCGAAACATCAATCCGATCGTCAGTGAATTCAACCAATAACCTCTCTCCATGTCCAGCACGTCTGTTGTCACCCGCCGCGCTAGCTTCGGGTGACCCGCTTTCTAAGACACCAAGCACAGGGACAG GTTGTGAAGGAGAGTCCAACCTCTCTATGTGGATCTATGTGTTCCTGGGGAATGTCTTACGAGGGATCGGGGAGACGCCAGTGCAGCCCCTTGGGATCTCGTATATAGATGATTTCGCCAGGGAGGAAAATGCTGCATTTTACATTG GCTGCGTTCAGACCATAGCTGtcattggtcctgtgtttggctATTTACTGGGATCCCTATGTGCCAAAATATATGTGGACATTGGATTTGTCAACATGG AGAGTATCACCATAAGCCCTGGTGATGCTCGCTGGGTGGGGGCCTGGTGGTTAGGTTACCTTGTAGCTGGGGTGATCACCCTGCTTTCAGCCATCCCCTTCTGGTTCCTGCCCCGTTCCCTGCCCATCCCGTCAGACCGAGGCCCAGCCCAGTACACCCCGGAGCAGACTAGCTTCATCAAAGACTCCCCTCTCCTGGAGCATAAGTACCAAGCCGACGAGCCAGCCAGCTTTCTGGAGATGGCCAAAG ATTTCATCCCAACGTTGAAAACCCTCCTGTGGAACCCAGTGTACTTCATATACCTGTGTGTAACCATCATTCAGCTGAACTCTCTCATTGGCATGGTAACCTACAAGCCCAAGTACATAGAGCAGCATTACGGACAGTCCGCATCAAAAGCAAATTTCCTGATGG gtACAATCAACATCCCTGCCGTGGCGTTGGGAATTTTCACTGGCGGCCTGCTCATGAAGAGGCTGAAGCTGAGCATCATGGGAGCGGCCAAGTTTGCGTTCGGCACCTCTCTGATAGGCTACTTCCTATCCCTCTTCTTCTTCGTCATGAGCTGCGAGAACGCCAAAGTGGCTGGGATCACGCTTCCCTACAACCG gGTGGTTGGTGTATCGTATGAGGAGCGCTCAGTATTCTCAGCCTGTaactcagactgtgtgtgttcagacagagACTGGGACCCTGTCTGTGGAGAGAACGGCATCACGTACGTCTctccctgcctggctggctgccagACCTCCACAGGATCAGGGAAGAACACG GTGTTCTCTAACTGTAGCTGTGCGGTGGCAGCAGGGCTGAGCAGTGGTAACCTGACAGCCAGTGTAGGCCACTGTCCTCACAGAGACGATTGTGACCGTGTCTTCCCTTACTTCCTGGCTCTCTCTGTCATCACTTCCTTTATCATCTCCCTGGGTGGCACGCCAGGTTACATGGTCCTCAtcag GTGTATCAAGCCTCAACTGAAGTCCTTGGCTCTGGGGTTCCATACTCTGTCCACACGTACACTTG CGGGCATCCCAGCGCCCATCTACTTTGGGGCGATCATCGACACCACGTGTCTGAAGTGGGGCCAGAAGAGATGCGGAGGGAGAGGAGCCTGTCGGATATACAACACTACAGCATACAG gataGCTTACCTGGGTCTAACTATGGGCCTGAGGACGGTTTCCTTCCTGCTGTGTATACTGGGATTCGTGCTGCTCAAGCGACACCTGCGGAGAGAGGAACGCAGTGCCCACCAAGTGGCCAACAGAGGAGCAGAACTGGAGGTACTCAGGAAAGAGGAAGTCCTAGCCTCCAACTCGGACCAATCGCTACGGACTTCCACAACAgactacaacaacacagagagagagacacggctGTGA